A section of the Clostridium felsineum DSM 794 genome encodes:
- a CDS encoding FAD-dependent oxidoreductase — protein MNKYKRLFEPVKIGKCEIKNRFALAPMGPLGLSDNEGGFNQRGIDYYTERAKGGTGLIITGVTFVDNEVEEHGMPNVPCPTHNPVQFVRTGREMTERIHAYNSKVFLQMSGGFGRVTIPTNLGEFPPVAPSPIKHRWLDKTCRELTVDEIKAIVKKFGDGAYNAKRAGFDGVQIHAVHEGYLIDQFAISLFNHRTDEYGGSLENRLRFAKEIVEEIKNRCGEDFPVTLRYSPKSFIKDLRDGALPGEEFTEKGRDLDEGVEAAKLLVAYGYDALDTDVGSYDSWWWSHPPMYQEKGLYRPYAKLMKETVDVPVICAGRMDDPDMALEAIENGTCDMISLGRPLLADPDYVNKLRSNKCKSIRPCISCQEGCMGRVQHYSMLNCAVNPQACKERANALNPIVKKKKVLVVGGGVAGCEAARVLALRGHEAVIFEKSDRLGGNLIPGGAPSFKEDDIALADWYAHTLEELNVKVTLNHKVTKDEILNSNYDSVIIAIGSTPKVFPLGDDKKVFTAAEVLLGKKDAGNATVVVGGGLVGCELALDLAKKGKKVTIVEALNKILALNGPLCSANSEMLEKLIPFNGIEVKANSKVKEYKNGLLKMETVNGIEELPCDSVILSVGYKEENSLYKELEFEIPEIYLLGDARKVSNIMYGIWDAFEVANHI, from the coding sequence ATGAACAAGTACAAAAGATTATTTGAACCAGTGAAAATCGGAAAATGTGAAATAAAAAATCGTTTTGCATTAGCTCCAATGGGACCTTTAGGATTGTCAGACAACGAAGGTGGTTTCAATCAAAGAGGAATTGATTACTATACCGAAAGAGCTAAAGGTGGCACAGGATTAATTATAACAGGTGTTACTTTTGTAGATAATGAAGTTGAAGAACATGGTATGCCAAATGTTCCATGCCCTACACATAATCCAGTTCAGTTTGTTAGAACAGGAAGAGAAATGACTGAAAGAATTCACGCATATAATTCGAAAGTGTTTTTACAAATGTCAGGTGGCTTTGGTAGAGTTACTATTCCTACTAACTTAGGTGAATTTCCGCCAGTTGCACCATCTCCAATTAAACATAGGTGGCTTGATAAAACTTGCCGTGAACTAACTGTAGATGAAATCAAAGCTATAGTTAAAAAGTTCGGTGATGGTGCCTATAATGCTAAAAGAGCTGGTTTTGATGGAGTTCAAATCCATGCTGTTCATGAAGGATACCTCATAGATCAATTTGCTATTTCTTTATTTAATCATAGAACTGATGAATATGGTGGAAGCTTAGAAAACAGGCTTCGTTTTGCAAAAGAAATAGTAGAAGAAATTAAAAATCGTTGTGGAGAAGATTTTCCAGTAACTCTTAGATATTCTCCAAAGAGCTTTATTAAAGATTTAAGAGATGGTGCTCTTCCTGGGGAAGAATTTACGGAAAAGGGAAGAGATTTAGATGAAGGAGTTGAAGCTGCAAAACTTCTTGTAGCTTATGGATATGATGCTTTAGACACTGACGTTGGATCTTATGATTCATGGTGGTGGAGCCATCCTCCTATGTATCAAGAAAAGGGACTTTACAGACCATATGCAAAATTAATGAAGGAAACTGTAGATGTACCTGTTATATGTGCTGGAAGAATGGATGATCCTGATATGGCTTTGGAAGCTATTGAAAATGGAACTTGTGATATGATTAGTCTTGGAAGACCACTTCTTGCAGATCCTGATTATGTAAATAAATTAAGAAGCAATAAATGTAAGTCTATAAGACCTTGTATTTCTTGCCAAGAAGGATGCATGGGCCGAGTACAGCATTATTCAATGCTTAACTGTGCTGTTAATCCTCAAGCTTGTAAAGAGAGAGCTAACGCACTTAACCCAATAGTTAAAAAGAAAAAGGTTTTAGTAGTAGGTGGCGGCGTGGCTGGCTGTGAAGCTGCTAGAGTTTTAGCTCTTAGAGGTCATGAGGCTGTTATTTTTGAAAAGAGCGACAGACTTGGGGGAAACCTTATACCTGGTGGTGCACCAAGCTTTAAAGAAGATGATATTGCCTTAGCTGATTGGTACGCTCATACCTTAGAAGAATTAAATGTTAAAGTAACTTTAAATCACAAGGTTACAAAAGATGAAATTCTAAATTCTAATTATGACAGTGTAATTATAGCTATTGGCTCAACTCCAAAGGTATTTCCACTTGGAGATGATAAAAAAGTATTTACAGCCGCTGAGGTACTACTTGGGAAAAAAGATGCAGGAAATGCAACTGTTGTAGTTGGTGGTGGTCTTGTTGGCTGTGAACTTGCACTTGACCTTGCTAAAAAAGGTAAAAAGGTAACTATCGTTGAAGCTTTAAATAAAATTCTTGCTTTAAATGGTCCTTTATGCTCTGCAAATAGCGAAATGTTAGAGAAGCTAATACCTTTCAACGGAATAGAAGTAAAGGCAAATTCAAAAGTAAAAGAATACAAAAATGGATTATTAAAAATGGAAACAGTAAACGGCATAGAAGAGCTGCCATGTGATTCAGTAATTCTTTCTGTTGGCTATAAAGAAGAGAATTCTTTATACAAAGAATTAGAATTTGAAATTCCTGAGATTTATCTTTTAGGCGATGCTCGTAAGGTTTCTAATATAATGTATGGTATTTGGGATGCTTTTGAAGTAGCTAACCATATATAA
- a CDS encoding PadR family transcriptional regulator — protein MRNLKYAILGLINRKKITGYDISKEFNSGLSEFWYAKHSQIYPELKKLTDEGLISYTTVIQGEKLEKKLYTITEKGKECFQKWLKKEEPLEPTPKDIFRLKAYFCDEMDEETLIKQFKTALYKHTERLKYLEDSLKKLADGNIIPKVHSKEFGDYIVLNGAVMREKTYVEWLKDCIDKICI, from the coding sequence TTGAGAAATCTAAAGTATGCTATTTTAGGATTAATAAATAGAAAGAAAATAACAGGATATGACATATCAAAAGAATTTAACTCGGGGTTATCAGAATTTTGGTATGCTAAACATAGTCAAATTTATCCTGAACTAAAAAAGTTAACAGATGAAGGACTAATATCATATACTACTGTAATACAGGGAGAAAAGTTAGAGAAAAAGCTATACACAATAACAGAAAAGGGAAAAGAATGTTTTCAAAAATGGCTTAAAAAAGAAGAACCGCTAGAACCAACGCCTAAAGATATTTTTAGATTAAAGGCATATTTTTGTGATGAAATGGATGAAGAAACTTTGATTAAACAATTTAAAACTGCACTCTATAAGCACACTGAGAGATTAAAATATTTAGAAGACAGCCTGAAGAAGCTTGCAGATGGGAATATTATTCCAAAGGTTCATTCTAAGGAGTTTGGTGATTATATTGTATTAAATGGTGCTGTTATGAGAGAAAAGACTTATGTAGAATGGCTTAAGGATTGTATTGATAAAATATGCATATAA
- a CDS encoding TetR/AcrR family transcriptional regulator, with the protein MPRIIEDIKEKLILEGRRTLMEKSYKELSIRNVAKNCGIAIGTFYNYFKTKEEFVGEICKDDWRDALSSLEKLKDSEEPIKEKLRKVYLAMDGFVDKYLSIFYEILAIEGYKSKSASDIKDVYIKVEEIISIEKSRGNIKSKLNSEKLTHFILSNLIYLSKNKYITYDELYDHMNI; encoded by the coding sequence ATGCCTAGAATAATTGAAGATATAAAGGAGAAACTTATACTAGAAGGAAGAAGAACACTTATGGAAAAGAGTTACAAAGAACTAAGCATAAGAAATGTAGCTAAAAACTGCGGTATTGCAATAGGAACTTTTTATAACTATTTCAAAACAAAGGAGGAATTTGTAGGCGAAATTTGTAAAGATGATTGGAGAGATGCTTTAAGTTCATTAGAGAAGCTTAAGGATTCTGAAGAACCGATAAAGGAAAAGTTAAGAAAAGTTTATTTAGCCATGGATGGATTTGTTGATAAATATTTGTCCATATTTTATGAGATTTTAGCAATAGAAGGCTATAAAAGTAAAAGCGCTTCTGATATAAAGGATGTCTATATAAAGGTTGAAGAGATAATTTCAATAGAAAAAAGTAGAGGAAACATAAAGTCAAAGTTAAATTCAGAGAAGCTTACTCACTTTATACTTTCAAATCTTATATATTTAAGCAAAAACAAGTACATAACATATGATGAATTATATGACCATATGAATATATAA
- a CDS encoding MFS transporter: protein MDNNKKRIIALIIFLLGIFMGAIDSGIVSPARDVIKNGFGISESLSVWMITIYTLVYAVSMPIVSKLSDRYGRKRVYIISILTFAIGSSLCGISNFYGNYTFFLVARVIQAIGGGGIMPIANAFIGISFPPEKRGTALGFVGGIYGIATILGPTMGSSILSTAGNDHWGWIFFINLPISLIILALSINLKENLGEAKSRMDLKGSVVLSIMILSLMYALTNLNFGDLSKSIQDTKVYPFLIIFFIFVPLFILVEKKAQDPILNLSYFREKQILLTLILGFITGVGLMAVTFIPQFAENILKLKTGTGGYLVTFMSVFAGVSAPLGGKFIDKYSAKLVTVLGMICTAFGTFFLAFYTTKYPNFASIMIGLIFVGFGMGFTMGTPLNYLMLSFVDEKESASALSTLSLIRSIGVAVSPNIMINFISEAGQKVQGNLMAVMPKITIPAYPGAGKTTIDIAKMSSGGKLSSGALAKLQSADATNIVSVIKDFAGDMIDKIIPGLKGRMMESMGNMPKGAASHIDFNKIFSGLKADYLNKIDAKKEVIEKTFQSTISAGYKNMFITAGIIAIIGLVAALMLSNKKKIKAKNI from the coding sequence ATGGATAATAATAAAAAAAGAATTATAGCATTAATAATTTTTTTATTAGGAATTTTTATGGGGGCAATAGACAGTGGAATTGTATCTCCAGCAAGAGACGTTATTAAAAATGGTTTTGGAATAAGTGAAAGTCTCAGTGTTTGGATGATTACGATATATACTTTAGTTTATGCCGTATCAATGCCTATAGTAAGTAAGCTTTCAGATAGATATGGAAGAAAAAGGGTTTATATAATAAGTATACTTACTTTTGCAATAGGTTCATCCCTTTGTGGGATCTCAAATTTTTATGGTAATTATACCTTCTTTTTAGTAGCTAGAGTTATTCAAGCTATTGGAGGTGGAGGAATAATGCCTATAGCTAATGCATTTATAGGAATTAGCTTCCCTCCAGAAAAAAGAGGTACTGCACTAGGCTTTGTAGGAGGTATTTATGGAATTGCAACCATATTAGGACCTACAATGGGATCCTCAATTTTAAGTACTGCGGGAAATGACCACTGGGGATGGATATTCTTTATAAATCTCCCTATAAGCTTAATAATTTTAGCATTAAGTATAAATTTGAAAGAGAATTTAGGGGAAGCAAAAAGTAGGATGGACTTAAAGGGAAGTGTTGTACTTAGCATAATGATTTTAAGTCTTATGTATGCACTAACAAACCTTAATTTTGGAGATTTGAGTAAAAGTATACAGGATACAAAGGTATATCCTTTCCTAATAATATTCTTTATTTTTGTGCCTTTGTTTATACTTGTAGAGAAAAAGGCACAAGACCCTATTTTAAATTTATCATACTTTAGAGAAAAACAAATACTTTTAACTTTAATACTTGGATTTATAACAGGTGTAGGACTTATGGCGGTTACATTTATTCCTCAATTTGCTGAAAATATATTAAAGCTTAAAACTGGAACCGGAGGATATTTAGTTACGTTTATGTCTGTTTTTGCGGGAGTAAGTGCTCCTCTTGGAGGTAAGTTTATAGATAAATATTCTGCAAAACTTGTTACGGTACTGGGAATGATATGCACAGCCTTTGGAACCTTTTTCTTAGCTTTTTATACAACTAAATATCCAAATTTTGCTTCAATTATGATAGGTCTTATATTTGTAGGCTTTGGAATGGGCTTTACTATGGGAACACCACTTAACTATTTAATGCTTTCTTTTGTAGATGAAAAAGAATCAGCATCAGCATTATCTACTTTGTCATTAATAAGGTCAATAGGAGTTGCAGTTTCTCCAAACATAATGATAAATTTTATATCTGAAGCAGGACAAAAAGTTCAAGGAAATCTTATGGCGGTTATGCCTAAAATAACAATTCCAGCCTACCCAGGGGCAGGCAAAACAACCATAGATATAGCCAAAATGTCAAGTGGTGGTAAGCTTTCAAGTGGAGCACTTGCAAAATTACAATCAGCAGATGCTACTAATATAGTAAGCGTTATAAAAGATTTTGCTGGAGATATGATAGATAAAATCATTCCAGGTTTAAAGGGCAGGATGATGGAATCTATGGGTAATATGCCAAAAGGTGCAGCGTCACATATAGATTTTAATAAAATATTTTCAGGTTTAAAAGCTGATTATTTAAATAAAATTGATGCAAAAAAAGAAGTTATAGAAAAGACATTTCAAAGCACTATAAGTGCAGGTTATAAAAATATGTTCATAACAGCAGGAATAATTGCAATCATAGGGCTTGTAGCGGCATTAATGCTTAGTAATAAGAAAAAGATAAAAGCTAAAAATATATAA
- a CDS encoding YoaK family protein, which produces MAIKNITMLTKNKINLPSFAAESLFLAVLLTLVGGFLDAYTFIGRGGVFANAQTGNLVLFGVNIFSGNFKQAIACFIPIIAFVFGVFAAELVKKSSKVYFMPNWERTILVSEMVILFIVGFMPKTISNSIINVTISFVASMQYCSFKKLGDSPYATTMCTGNLRSASLAAYTAFTNKDKQAAIKSIRYFIVIFSFIIGVGTGGLLTFFTGVHAIWFVDILLVFVFILLDLELKEEQLLEEKKQAV; this is translated from the coding sequence TTGGCCATTAAAAATATTACTATGTTAACCAAAAACAAAATAAATCTACCAAGTTTTGCTGCCGAATCCTTATTTCTCGCAGTACTATTAACGCTAGTAGGCGGTTTTCTAGATGCCTATACTTTTATTGGGCGTGGTGGTGTTTTTGCAAATGCTCAAACAGGAAATCTTGTTCTCTTTGGTGTAAATATTTTTAGCGGAAACTTTAAACAAGCCATAGCTTGCTTTATACCTATAATTGCTTTTGTTTTTGGAGTTTTTGCTGCTGAATTAGTTAAGAAAAGTTCTAAAGTATATTTCATGCCTAACTGGGAAAGAACAATTTTAGTATCTGAAATGGTTATTCTATTTATAGTTGGTTTTATGCCTAAAACTATTTCTAACTCTATCATAAATGTTACAATTTCTTTTGTTGCTTCCATGCAATATTGTTCTTTTAAAAAGCTTGGCGATTCTCCCTATGCAACCACAATGTGCACTGGAAATTTACGTTCTGCCTCGCTAGCTGCTTACACTGCCTTTACAAATAAGGATAAACAAGCTGCAATAAAATCAATTAGATACTTTATTGTAATCTTCTCTTTTATTATTGGTGTAGGTACTGGTGGATTACTAACCTTTTTCACAGGTGTACATGCAATATGGTTTGTAGATATATTATTAGTATTTGTTTTTATTTTGCTTGATTTAGAATTAAAAGAAGAACAACTCTTAGAAGAAAAAAAACAGGCTGTATAG